TCTAGGAAGCGACAGAGTATTAGAAGAACTAAAAAAGATATTTCCCAATAGAGAGGTAAAAGGTGTTGGCTGTATTGGTCTGTGTAGTAAAGGTGGGCTTATCAGAGTCGATCCAGATGGTGTTATTATAGAACATGCTACCTATGACAATTTAGAAAAGATAGTAGAAGAGATAAAGAATGCAGATAAAAAAGAGCAACAAGACAAAAATTTCTATGAAAAACAATTCAAGATAGTATTAGAAAACTCAGGCAAAATAGATCCAGAATCGATCGAGGATTATATCTTGGAAGGTGGTTACAAAGCTTTTTTAAAATGCATAAATGATATGAGCCGAGAAGAGGTAATTTCGGAAATCATGAAAAGTGGGCTTAGAGGACGTGGAGGTGGAGGTTATCCAACAGGCTTGAAATGGAGTACCGTAGCCAAGATGCAAAACCAGAGCAAATATGTTGTCTGTAACGCTGACGAAGGTGATCCTGGAGCATTTATGGACAGATCAGTATTAGAGAGTGACCCCCATAGGGTAATTGAAGGTATGCTAATTGCTGCCTACGCTGTAAATGCCTCAAAGGGGTATATATATGTTAGAGCAGAATACCCTTTAGCCATCAAGCGGTTAAAAATTGCAATAAAACAGGCAGAGAAGTATTCCTTATTAGGCAAGAATATAGCTGAATCAAACTTTGAATTTCATTTAGAGATCCGCTTAGGTGCTGGTGCTTTTGTATGCGGTGAAGAAACAGCTCTCATCTCGTCAATAGAGGGTAAAAGGGGTACACCTAGACCAAGACCCCCTTATCCTGCTGAGTCTGGGATAAAGGGATTACCTACCCTCATAAACAACGTTGAAACATATGCAAACATCCCCACAATAATAAACAAAGGTGCCCAATGGTTTGCCTCTATCGGTACCGAAAAAAGCAAAGGAACAAAAGTATTCGCATTAGCAGGCAAAATAGTCAATAACGGTTTAGTCGAAGTACCTATGGGTATAAAACTTAGAGAGTTAATCTTTGATATCGGTGGTGGTATACCAAATGGCAAGGACTTCAAAGCTGTTCAGACTGGAGGACCCTCTGGAGGTTGTATCCCTTTGGATTATATAGATACACCTGTAGATTATGAATCGATGATTAAATTAGGTTCAATGATGGGTTCTGGGGGAATGATTGTTATGGATGAGGACACGTGTATGGTGGATGTAGCAAAATATTTTATGGATTTCTGCAAATCCGAATCCTGTGGAAAATGTGCCCCTTGCAGGAACGGAACGATTCAGATTTTTGACCTACTTGATAAGATCACAAAAGGTGAAGCAACTGAATCTGATCTTACTACAATGCTAAAACTTGCAAATACGATGAAAAAAACAAGCCTTTGTGGACTTGGCCAATCGGCTTCAAATCCTGTTTTAAGTACATTTAAGTACTTTAGAGATGAATACTATGAACATGTGGTAAATAAGTTTTGCCCTGCAGGTGTATGTAAGTTCAAAGGAGAATTAGTATGAAAATCAAAACGTTAACGATTGATCATTTAGAAGTATCCGGCAGAGAAGATCAAACAATCCTTGAAGTAGCCATAGAACACAATATAAGAATACCCACCCTATGCCACTTAGAAGGACTAACCCCCATTGGAGCATGCAGAGTATGCATAGTGGAAATAGATGGAAAAAGATTGGCACCTGCATGTATCACAAAGATCGAAGAAGGTATGAAAGTCATTACAAATTCACCTGAAATATTGGAACATAGAAGATTAATTGTTGAAATGATATTTGCAGAAAGAAATCATATCTGCTCCATCTGCATAGCAAATGGTAACTGTGAACTACAGGACCTATCGATAGAACTTAAGATAGATCATTTCGAAATGCCAAATAAATATCCCAAATGTGAAGTGGATCTAAGCCATGAAAAGTTTGGCTTAGATCATAACCGGTGTGTTTTATGTGTGAGATGTGTAAGGGTTTGTGCTGAAATAGAGGGAGCCCACACCTGGGATATAAAAGGAAGGGGGTACGACGCCCGTATATTCACAGATTTCGATGAGGGATGGGGAAAAGCTGAAAGCTGTACAAGTTGTGGGAAATGTGTTCAAGTTTGCCCAACAGGTGCTCTATTTGAAAAAGGTAAGCCAGTCGGAGCAAGAAAAAAAAGAGATTTCTTGCAATATCTAAAAGTAATGCGTAGTAGCAGTGGGGGATCATTATGAACAAAAAGAAGTTAGCTACCATTTGGCTTGATGGTTGTTCCGGTTGCCATATGTCTTTTCTTGATATCGACGAAAGAATCGTAGAGATCTTAACATACTTTGATATCGTCTATAGCCCCCTTGTTGATCAAAAAGAATATCCTGATTTTGTAGATGTAGCACTGATTGAGGGTGCTGTAAGTACCCATGAAGATATACAAAAATTAAAGAAGATCAGAAGCAAAACAGCCGCTTTAATTTCGATTGGGGATTGTGCCATTACTGGCAATGTTCCTTCCATGAGAAACCCATTTAATCTGAAAGAGGTAATTCATAGGGGTTACCTTGAAAATTCCGATGGTATCGTGGATCCGGTTTTTACCGATGTACCACCGCTACTTAGCAAAGTATTACCTGTTCATGAAGTTGTACATGTTAATTACTTTTTACCCGGTTGCCCTCCCCCTGCAGAAGCTTTTTATAACTTAATAAAATCTTTATTAGAAAATAATGAAATAGATATTTTCAATTTTACAAGATTTGGAAAGTGAGGAAATGTTATGAAAAAAATAGTCATAGACCCGGTTACCCGTATAGAAGGACACGCAAAGATTACCATATATCTCGATGAGACAGGTACTGTAAGGGATGCTAAATTTCATGTAACCCAATACAGAGGTTTTGAAAAACTCTGTGAAGGAAGGCCCTTTACAGAGATGCCGAGACTCATGGCCAGAACCTGTGGGATATGTCCAGTTAGTCACCTTATAGCTGCCGCTAAAGCCTGTGATGAAATTATGGCTGTAAAAGTACCAAAAGCAGGAGAAAATATTAGAAAGATAATAAATTATGCCCAGATATTACAATCCCACGCGTTGAGCTTCTTCTATCTATCAAGCCCCGATATCCTGTTAGGAATGGACTACGATCCTTCAAAAAGGAATATTAACGGCGTTATTGAATCTAACAGAGAATTCATTCTCAACGGAATATTTCTAAGGAGATTTGGTCAAAGTGTAATTGAAATGGTAGCAGGTAAAAGGATCCATCCAGATTATATCATCGCAGGCGGTGTAGAAAAACCGATTGATAAAATCTTTAAAGATGAAATCATTAGTGGTGCCAAATCTTGTATTGAAAAGACACTTACCACCATTGAATTTATACAAAAAGTGTTATCCTCCTTTGATGAAGAGGTATCCTACCTTTCAAACTTTGATACATACCATTTAGGACTTTCCAGTTCTGATCACCTGGAACACTATGATGGCAATATCGTTGTTATCAATGAAAAAGGGGATAAAATATTTGAGTTTAATCCAACAGAATATAAAGCATATCTCGCTGAAAGGGTAGAAACAGTTAGCTATCTCAAATCACCCTATCTTGTAAAAATAGGTTACGATGATGGAATTTACAGAGTAGGCCCCCTTTCAAGGCTAAATATAGCCAGAAAATGTGGCACGCAAGTAGCTGAAGAACAATTTAAAGTTTACAAAGAGATTGCTGGGGAGATTAGTAATGCTGCCTTTTTAAATCATTATGCCCGTCTTGTGGAGATCATCTTTTGTGCTGAGAAGATTATAGAACTGTTAGAAGATCCTGCCACTTATGATCATCATGTAAAAGCTACTGCAGGAGTGAACCAAAATGAAGGTATAGGGGCATCAGAGGCCCCCAGAGGCACACTTATACACCACTACAAAGTAGACAAAAATGGGCTTGTGGAATATGCAAACCTTATTATAGCTACAGGTCATAACAATCTTGCGATGAACAAAGGTATACTTCAAGCTGCTAAACATTTTATAAATGGTGAAAAGATAACCGATGGCATGCTCAATAGAATAGAAGCTGTAATAAGATGCTACGATCCATGCCTAAGCTGTTCAACCCATGCTGTTGGTAAAATGCCCATGAAAGTTGAGATCTTAAACTACAGAGGAGAAAAAATCAGGGAGTTAGCAAGATAAAAAAACTTTTATTAACATTAGGCAACCCCTTAAGGGAAGATGATGGTATAGGTCATATCCTTGCAGAAATTTTAAAACAGGATCTCCCTGATTGGAGCTTTATAAATACATTCCAACTCTTACCAGAACATCTATACATTATTAGTGAATATGATTTAGTAATTATTTTAGATGCAGAATGTGCAGAGTACACAGGTCATGTGAAATTTAAAGAGCTAAAACACAATACCTTAGAAACCCCACTTTTTCATGAATTTGGCTTAGATAATTTAGCAAGTTATCTTAAACATCTCCCCGTAAACATTCCAGATATAAAAATAATCACAGTAACATCAAAAAACTTTGCTTTTAAAGAAACAATATCCGAAGAACTCAAATCGCACTTGGGCTCAATAAAAAAAACAATACTATCTTATCTCGAATCCCTCAATAAAAAAGGGGGGCACAAAAGCCCCCTTTTTTAGCTTTAGACAAACTAATTACTTTTTAGTTGCATTATCTGCTGCAGGAGTTGTGTTGTCAGCTGGTTTGGCTGCATTGTCAGTTGGAGCTGCTGCATTGTCAGCTGGTTTAGTTGCATTATCAGCTGGAGCTTGCTTAACAGGAGCTGGTGCTGGCTCTTCTTTTTTCTGACAACCAGTTACAAACACTGTAGCTGCGATAACTACTACTGCCATAAGTGTTAAAAGCTTTTTCATATAAATGTCCTCCTTACCTGTATAGGCGTTTTTTTGAACAAAGGTTGCTATATATCTAAAAAATAACTTTGTCAAATGTTTTTTTTAATTTTTATATATCTGAAAAATCATATATATATCAAACACTTAATTTTGCAAAAATAAAAAAAAACAAAAAATTCTACATTTTTAACTTAAATAAAAAAATGTTTGATTACGATAAAACAATAGACCCCTAAATAACCTTAAAAAGCTCTTCCCGAATCGTATACAAAAACTGTTTATCTTCGATTTTATTACCATTCTCATCAGTAATATAAAAGGAGTCAACGACTCTATTTACATCAGTAGAAATCTTTGCTTTTTGTACACTTATTCTCAGTTTTTCAAAAACAGATAGAATATAGTATAACAAACCGACAAAATCCTCTGCATAAACATCCACTATGGTGTAGATGGGTGAGGTTATATTATCGAACTCCACTTTTCTATTAACTTTAAATATCTTCTTTTTATTTGAGTATATATTCCCCATTGACTTTGAGAGAAGGTCATCCACAGAGATCTTACCAGAAAGCACAGAACGTATCCTACCTTCTATGTAGGGGAATTTTTCATGAATATAATCCAATCCTTCATTACTCATATTCACCTGAATCTTGTCTATAGCTATGGTCCTATTAAGGGTATATATTTGGGCTCCGAGTATGTTTATATTAAAGGATGCCAGAACACCAGAAACCTTTTTCAAAAGACCTATGGAGTCAAAAGTACATATAGTTATCTCATAACAATTAAGATCATCCCTTATCTCCCCGTGAATAATCTTTCTATTATTATCATTTAGTTTAATAGCCATATCGAGGTGACGTACTATATGCTTTATTTTGTTGCTAAAGATATATTCATCATCGAGAGAATCAATCATATTAAGCATGAGAACATTAGCCCCTACCCTCTCCTTGAGCCTTTCCCTCTTACTTGAAACGATGGATGCAAACTCTTTTTTCATATCTTCAGATTCGAGATATCTTAATGCATTTTCATACAGCTCAAAGAGAAGGCTTTTTTTCCATTCATTAAAATTATTACCACCTGTTGCCCTTGAGTCTGCATAAGTAAGGACAAATAACATCTTAAGTTCTTCTATATTGTTTATAAAAGATATAAAATGCTTAATCACATTAAAATCATGTATATCCCTTCTCTGGGAGATATGTGCCATAAGCAGATGATGCTCCACAAGATTTGCCACTGTATCAATATCATCTAATTTTAAGTCAAGCCTTGAACAAACAATCTTGGACATCTTAGCTCCAACTTGGGAGTGATTCTTCCCCTGCCCCTTACCTATATCATGTAACAAAACAGCTAAACTCAAAAGCTCTTTTTTTTCTATCTCTGCAAAAACCTTTTGAAATATCGAATACCTATTAGTAAATATCTCAGAAAGTTCATCGAGATACTTTAAAGCTAATAG
The sequence above is drawn from the Calditerrivibrio sp. genome and encodes:
- a CDS encoding hydrogenase maturation protease, encoding MKKLLLTLGNPLREDDGIGHILAEILKQDLPDWSFINTFQLLPEHLYIISEYDLVIILDAECAEYTGHVKFKELKHNTLETPLFHEFGLDNLASYLKHLPVNIPDIKIITVTSKNFAFKETISEELKSHLGSIKKTILSYLESLNKKGGHKSPLF
- a CDS encoding NADP oxidoreductase: MNKKKLATIWLDGCSGCHMSFLDIDERIVEILTYFDIVYSPLVDQKEYPDFVDVALIEGAVSTHEDIQKLKKIRSKTAALISIGDCAITGNVPSMRNPFNLKEVIHRGYLENSDGIVDPVFTDVPPLLSKVLPVHEVVHVNYFLPGCPPPAEAFYNLIKSLLENNEIDIFNFTRFGK
- the hoxU gene encoding bidirectional hydrogenase complex protein HoxU encodes the protein MKIKTLTIDHLEVSGREDQTILEVAIEHNIRIPTLCHLEGLTPIGACRVCIVEIDGKRLAPACITKIEEGMKVITNSPEILEHRRLIVEMIFAERNHICSICIANGNCELQDLSIELKIDHFEMPNKYPKCEVDLSHEKFGLDHNRCVLCVRCVRVCAEIEGAHTWDIKGRGYDARIFTDFDEGWGKAESCTSCGKCVQVCPTGALFEKGKPVGARKKRDFLQYLKVMRSSSGGSL
- a CDS encoding Ni/Fe hydrogenase subunit alpha, translated to MKKIVIDPVTRIEGHAKITIYLDETGTVRDAKFHVTQYRGFEKLCEGRPFTEMPRLMARTCGICPVSHLIAAAKACDEIMAVKVPKAGENIRKIINYAQILQSHALSFFYLSSPDILLGMDYDPSKRNINGVIESNREFILNGIFLRRFGQSVIEMVAGKRIHPDYIIAGGVEKPIDKIFKDEIISGAKSCIEKTLTTIEFIQKVLSSFDEEVSYLSNFDTYHLGLSSSDHLEHYDGNIVVINEKGDKIFEFNPTEYKAYLAERVETVSYLKSPYLVKIGYDDGIYRVGPLSRLNIARKCGTQVAEEQFKVYKEIAGEISNAAFLNHYARLVEIIFCAEKIIELLEDPATYDHHVKATAGVNQNEGIGASEAPRGTLIHHYKVDKNGLVEYANLIIATGHNNLAMNKGILQAAKHFINGEKITDGMLNRIEAVIRCYDPCLSCSTHAVGKMPMKVEILNYRGEKIRELAR